A portion of the Phaeobacter porticola genome contains these proteins:
- a CDS encoding efflux RND transporter periplasmic adaptor subunit — protein MGTPLRSDQQAQAKGARRETVPPAKSASPVPPMSAVPEASPTSPASYTPPVPPAVAAPSETQSASAPPRPGRAAEAGAEGAAGLVFHSDPEAKWPPRLAALICLLLVGWMALGQILSDATDPGADGASGPATATGGVPSSAPVSVAVRLSQAAPVTLRFRTEGYSMADRDSILRAEMSGHLTAVPVQKGAQVEAGQVLATLQSTQRVAALQRAEAGEARARREYETAEALHKRGATTETRLEQTREALAAARAELSLARQGVAETRITAPFAGHLETLSLIPGAYVQEGEELARIVATDPLRLVFQVPQNMRAALELDRMAQVQFLEGSQRQGRLAFLGRRADPSTRSFAAELLIDNPGGTIPAGISARIEVPLQEVDAHFLSPALLSLDMDGVLGVKSVDDADRVVFTPVEIVRSQPQGVWVTGLPDQLRLITVGQGFVTTGEPVRVSDTGPVGADVKPSAELRP, from the coding sequence ATGGGAACCCCGCTGCGATCCGATCAGCAGGCTCAGGCAAAGGGGGCGCGGCGCGAAACCGTGCCCCCGGCCAAGTCTGCGTCCCCGGTGCCCCCGATGTCTGCTGTGCCAGAGGCGTCCCCAACGTCCCCTGCCTCTTATACGCCGCCAGTACCCCCGGCGGTTGCAGCCCCATCGGAGACACAGTCCGCTTCAGCCCCGCCGCGCCCCGGCCGCGCGGCTGAAGCGGGCGCAGAGGGGGCAGCGGGGCTGGTGTTTCACAGCGATCCCGAGGCCAAATGGCCGCCGCGACTGGCGGCGCTGATCTGTCTGCTGCTGGTGGGCTGGATGGCCTTGGGCCAGATTTTGTCTGACGCCACTGATCCTGGTGCCGACGGCGCGTCTGGTCCTGCCACAGCGACAGGGGGTGTACCTTCGTCGGCCCCTGTGTCCGTGGCGGTACGCCTGTCGCAGGCGGCGCCGGTGACGCTGCGGTTTCGCACCGAGGGCTATAGCATGGCCGACCGCGACAGCATCTTGCGCGCTGAAATGTCGGGCCATCTGACCGCGGTTCCCGTGCAAAAAGGCGCCCAAGTGGAAGCCGGGCAGGTGCTGGCGACGTTACAATCCACGCAGCGGGTTGCCGCGCTGCAACGCGCCGAGGCGGGCGAGGCCCGCGCCCGGCGTGAATATGAAACCGCCGAGGCCCTGCACAAACGTGGGGCCACAACCGAAACGCGGCTGGAGCAAACGCGCGAGGCCTTGGCTGCGGCACGGGCAGAGTTGTCGCTGGCCCGGCAGGGGGTGGCGGAAACCCGTATCACAGCGCCTTTTGCGGGCCATCTGGAAACTCTGTCCCTGATCCCCGGCGCCTATGTGCAGGAGGGCGAGGAGCTGGCCCGGATCGTGGCGACAGATCCATTGCGGCTGGTGTTCCAGGTGCCTCAGAATATGCGCGCCGCGCTGGAGCTGGACCGAATGGCGCAGGTCCAGTTTCTGGAGGGCAGCCAGCGTCAGGGGCGTTTGGCGTTTCTGGGCCGTCGGGCCGATCCTTCTACCCGCAGCTTTGCCGCAGAGCTGTTGATCGACAACCCTGGCGGTACGATCCCTGCCGGGATCAGCGCCCGGATCGAGGTGCCGCTGCAAGAGGTGGACGCGCATTTTCTGTCACCTGCGCTGCTCTCGCTGGATATGGACGGAGTGCTGGGTGTCAAATCCGTTGATGACGCCGACCGCGTTGTCTTTACCCCGGTCGAGATCGTGCGGTCACAGCCACAGGGGGTCTGGGTCACGGGTCTGCCTGATCAACTGCGTCTGATTACCGTTGGGCAAGGGTTTGTCACAACTGGCGAACCTGTCCGGGTCAGTGACACAGGGCCCGTCGGCGCAGATGTGAAACCCAGCGCGGAGCTTCGGCCATGA